Proteins from a genomic interval of Ensifer canadensis:
- a CDS encoding substrate-binding domain-containing protein, with amino-acid sequence MRTFLSSTALAVIATTFLAGPASAETANPFRCEPGEKYVMNVMVSGVEYWFPVYEMFKQAGQQFGCETEYTGTPEYDVNKQIATFDQALAQNPAGILVHPMNSDPFIEPINRAIDQGTAVVTFAADSPLSKRISFITSDNTREGVYAADAIAEKMGGKGEYAVLENPGQDNHDKRIAAFVGRMAEKWPDMKLVGRAASNQDPNKAYQGLMSLIQANPNLGAVFMPEANSAIGAAQASKESGGKVLVMCADVNANILDMIKAGEVFGSINPNQGMQGYMGFMLLWLAKHPDLIDPMNDAKRSGFNPMSIPFVDNGLSIVTAANADDFYWDKYLKRRGTKGIDE; translated from the coding sequence TTGCGCACTTTTTTGAGCTCGACCGCACTGGCGGTCATTGCAACGACGTTTCTGGCTGGCCCTGCCAGCGCGGAGACGGCCAACCCGTTTCGCTGCGAACCCGGCGAAAAATACGTCATGAACGTCATGGTTTCGGGCGTCGAATACTGGTTCCCGGTCTATGAAATGTTCAAGCAGGCCGGCCAGCAGTTCGGCTGCGAGACCGAATATACCGGCACCCCGGAATATGACGTCAACAAGCAGATCGCCACTTTCGATCAGGCGCTGGCGCAGAACCCGGCCGGTATCCTTGTTCATCCGATGAACTCGGATCCGTTCATCGAGCCGATCAACCGGGCGATCGACCAGGGCACCGCGGTCGTCACCTTCGCCGCCGACTCGCCGCTCTCCAAGCGCATTTCGTTCATCACCTCGGACAATACCCGCGAAGGCGTTTATGCCGCCGATGCGATCGCCGAGAAGATGGGCGGCAAGGGCGAATATGCCGTTCTGGAAAACCCCGGCCAGGACAACCACGACAAGCGCATCGCCGCTTTCGTCGGCCGCATGGCTGAAAAGTGGCCCGACATGAAACTCGTCGGCCGCGCCGCTTCGAACCAGGATCCGAACAAGGCCTATCAGGGCCTGATGAGCCTGATCCAGGCCAACCCGAACCTTGGCGCGGTCTTCATGCCCGAAGCCAACTCGGCGATCGGTGCCGCACAGGCCAGCAAGGAAAGCGGCGGCAAGGTTCTCGTCATGTGCGCCGACGTCAACGCCAACATCCTCGACATGATCAAGGCCGGCGAAGTGTTCGGCTCGATCAACCCGAACCAGGGCATGCAGGGCTATATGGGTTTCATGTTGCTGTGGCTGGCCAAGCACCCAGACCTCATCGACCCGATGAACGACGCCAAGCGTTCCGGCTTCAACCCGATGAGCATTCCCTTCGTCGACAACGGTCTCTCCATCGTCACCGCCGCCAATGCGGATGACTTTTACTGGGACAAGTACCTGAAGCGCCGCGGCACCAAGGGCATTGACGAGTAA
- a CDS encoding ABC transporter substrate-binding protein, translated as MTNETTPKTSKEGLSRRTLLKTGAAAIGAIAGSGAITGFPTIWAQNPITLRQFGTGVSNINAIAEKCKQDLGITLEMTATDSDAAAQRAVTQPDSYDIADIEYWIAKKVFPAGVMQPMDVSKIKYYDKIVPLFIDGKLKPESIIAQGTAPHTVGFVEAQASRTFAKSPTQWMTLIPTIYNADTLGIRPDLVGRDITSWADIMDPAFKGKAAILNIPSIGIMDAAMIMEALGNVKYADKGNMTTDEIDQTIDFLIKAKQDGQFRAFWKSFDESVNLMASGEVVIQSMWSPAVAAVRSKGIACKYQPLKEGYRAWGGGLGLAAHLQGAQLDAAYEYINWYLSGWVGAYLNRQGYYSAAMDTAKGFMSEDEWGYWVEGKPAKGDILSPEGKVMEKAGAVRDGGSFEDRMGKVACWNSVMDEDRYMIKRWNEFIAA; from the coding sequence ATGACGAATGAAACTACACCGAAGACCTCGAAGGAGGGCCTGTCCCGACGCACGCTGCTCAAGACCGGTGCGGCGGCAATCGGCGCGATTGCCGGGTCCGGGGCGATCACCGGCTTTCCGACGATCTGGGCGCAAAACCCGATCACGCTGCGCCAGTTCGGCACCGGCGTTTCCAACATCAATGCCATTGCCGAGAAGTGCAAACAGGATCTCGGCATCACACTGGAAATGACTGCGACGGATTCGGACGCCGCGGCCCAGCGGGCAGTGACGCAGCCCGATTCCTACGACATCGCCGACATCGAATACTGGATCGCCAAGAAGGTCTTCCCGGCCGGAGTGATGCAGCCGATGGATGTCTCGAAAATCAAGTACTACGACAAGATCGTCCCGCTGTTCATCGACGGCAAGCTGAAGCCCGAAAGCATTATCGCCCAAGGCACCGCCCCGCACACCGTCGGCTTTGTCGAGGCGCAGGCTTCCAGGACCTTCGCGAAGTCGCCGACCCAGTGGATGACGCTCATTCCGACGATCTACAATGCCGATACCCTCGGCATCCGCCCGGATCTCGTCGGCCGCGACATCACGAGCTGGGCCGACATCATGGATCCGGCCTTCAAGGGCAAGGCCGCGATCCTCAACATCCCGTCAATCGGCATCATGGATGCCGCCATGATCATGGAAGCCTTGGGCAACGTCAAATATGCCGACAAGGGCAACATGACGACGGATGAGATCGACCAGACGATCGACTTCCTCATTAAGGCCAAGCAGGACGGTCAGTTCCGCGCTTTCTGGAAATCCTTCGACGAGAGCGTCAACCTGATGGCCTCCGGTGAAGTGGTGATCCAGTCCATGTGGTCACCGGCCGTCGCCGCCGTCCGCTCGAAGGGGATCGCGTGCAAATACCAGCCGCTCAAGGAAGGCTATCGCGCCTGGGGTGGCGGCCTCGGCCTTGCCGCTCATCTCCAGGGCGCCCAGCTCGACGCGGCCTATGAATACATCAACTGGTACCTGTCGGGCTGGGTCGGCGCCTATCTCAACCGTCAGGGCTACTATTCGGCCGCCATGGACACGGCCAAGGGCTTCATGTCCGAGGACGAGTGGGGTTACTGGGTCGAGGGCAAGCCGGCAAAGGGCGATATCCTCTCGCCGGAGGGCAAGGTCATGGAGAAGGCCGGTGCCGTGCGCGATGGCGGCTCCTTCGAAGACCGCATGGGCAAGGTCGCCTGCTGGAACTCGGTCATGGATGAGGATCGCTACATGATCAAGCGCTGGAACGAGTTCATCGCGGCTTGA
- a CDS encoding carbohydrate ABC transporter permease → MITTSLSLGRIMRLAVLSLGALIFFAPYIFMISTAGKAQSEIFSSSLSLIPQQWSYIENFSKALSRVSMWTLLMNGVIVCALIFVVQVVVAIPCAYAMAKLKFRAARTMMVLVMIGLLVPIHATALPLYVAFDRLSVLNSYLALVAPFSISVFAIFLFLQFFRAIPDDLIQAARLDGMSEGGIVARVVVPNAWPAITAFAIFSVVAHWNDLFWPLIVVTNQDYATPPLGLLYFRAAEAGDDYGALMAATLIITLPLITAFLLAQKRFVEGITMTGLKG, encoded by the coding sequence ATGATCACGACCTCGCTTTCCCTGGGGCGCATCATGCGGCTCGCCGTCCTTTCGCTCGGGGCGCTCATTTTTTTCGCTCCCTACATTTTCATGATCTCAACCGCCGGCAAGGCGCAGAGCGAGATCTTCTCGTCGTCGCTATCGCTTATTCCGCAGCAATGGTCCTACATCGAGAATTTCTCGAAGGCCCTTTCGCGGGTCTCGATGTGGACGCTGCTCATGAACGGGGTCATCGTCTGCGCTCTCATTTTCGTCGTGCAGGTGGTCGTCGCCATTCCGTGCGCCTATGCCATGGCCAAGCTGAAGTTCCGGGCGGCGCGCACGATGATGGTGCTCGTCATGATCGGTCTGTTGGTGCCGATCCACGCGACGGCACTGCCGCTCTATGTCGCCTTCGACCGGCTGTCGGTGCTCAACAGCTATCTGGCGCTCGTCGCTCCGTTCTCTATATCGGTGTTCGCGATCTTCCTGTTCCTGCAGTTCTTCCGCGCCATCCCGGACGATCTCATCCAGGCGGCACGCCTCGACGGCATGTCGGAAGGCGGCATCGTCGCTCGGGTGGTCGTGCCCAATGCCTGGCCGGCGATTACCGCCTTTGCGATCTTTTCGGTCGTTGCCCATTGGAACGATCTGTTCTGGCCGCTGATCGTCGTGACCAACCAGGATTACGCTACGCCGCCGCTCGGACTTCTCTACTTCCGAGCGGCCGAAGCAGGCGACGACTACGGCGCGCTGATGGCGGCCACTCTGATCATCACCCTTCCTCTCATCACCGCCTTCCTGCTTGCACAGAAGCGTTTTGTCGAGGGCATCACCATGACCGGGCTTAAAGGCTGA
- a CDS encoding LacI family DNA-binding transcriptional regulator has protein sequence MATLQQIAFQAGCSLATVSRVLNGEGPASDEMVRRVRRAAAELGYRPATSTARGTSRSSPVVGVLVPSVTNPVFAASLAGIQHRMHAAGHGVLIAQSNYDPSLEAKAVSALLEQRPTGLILTLCNAQTSEVLSAALPPTVLLNNLPVPRFAAAVTVDNHRAGREITRHVLQSGHARILYVSGHFASSDRARLRYEGYRAAMKETGLAPLESVEIRFVDGYEHLELTTAIERHRPTAIIASNDLLALGVISALRREGLSVPGDVSVAGFDGIAIGRLMSPSLTTMTMPDGDMGVAAAAMLLDIAENASQSRHLRLGHRLYVGETVQQLR, from the coding sequence ATGGCAACCCTTCAGCAAATCGCCTTTCAGGCCGGCTGCTCGTTGGCAACCGTGTCACGCGTCCTCAACGGCGAAGGCCCGGCAAGCGACGAGATGGTCCGCCGGGTCCGTCGCGCCGCAGCCGAGCTTGGCTACCGACCGGCGACATCGACCGCTCGAGGGACGAGCCGCAGCAGTCCCGTGGTCGGCGTGCTCGTCCCAAGCGTGACCAACCCGGTGTTTGCCGCATCGCTCGCTGGCATCCAGCACCGCATGCATGCGGCCGGCCACGGAGTATTGATCGCCCAATCAAACTACGATCCGTCGCTGGAGGCAAAGGCAGTAAGCGCCTTGCTCGAACAAAGGCCGACCGGCCTCATTCTTACACTGTGCAATGCACAGACGAGTGAGGTGCTATCAGCGGCCCTTCCGCCAACAGTGTTGCTCAACAATCTGCCGGTCCCGCGTTTTGCCGCTGCAGTCACAGTCGACAATCATCGTGCGGGCCGAGAGATCACACGGCATGTCCTGCAAAGTGGACACGCCCGAATCCTTTACGTCTCCGGCCATTTCGCCTCCTCTGATCGAGCGCGGCTGCGCTACGAGGGTTACAGGGCGGCAATGAAAGAGACAGGCCTCGCGCCGCTGGAAAGCGTGGAAATCCGGTTCGTTGACGGCTATGAGCACCTCGAACTCACCACCGCGATCGAACGGCATCGGCCAACAGCGATCATCGCCTCCAACGATCTGCTGGCGCTGGGCGTCATCAGCGCCCTCAGGCGCGAGGGCCTTTCGGTGCCGGGCGACGTTTCCGTGGCCGGCTTCGACGGCATCGCCATCGGCCGCCTGATGAGCCCATCGCTGACGACGATGACCATGCCGGACGGCGACATGGGGGTGGCCGCCGCAGCCATGTTGCTTGATATCGCCGAGAACGCCTCGCAGTCCCGCCATCTGCGCCTCGGCCATCGACTTTACGTCGGTGAGACGGTGCAGCAATTGCGCTAG
- a CDS encoding ABC transporter ATP-binding protein, with the protein MPKAAEIDIVSVSKIYGATTAVHAISLKIPAGSYCCFLGPSGCGKTSTLRMIAGHESISSGDLRLGHVVVTDFPPARRNTAMMFQSYALFPHLDLVDNVAFSLKMKGVDKETRRAKALAMLRLMQMEAYAGRRPAQLSGGQQQRVALARALITEPEALLLDEPLSALDPFLKIRMRAELKKLQKTLGITFVHVTHSQEEAMALADLIVVMNDGRIEQAAAPRIVFEQPATAFVARFMGDHNVLSGRVSAIRDGIVEMEAAGGPRFAVRDIAQEIGAPIDIGIRTDRVRLEPASEKTLGFQAVVSNIEYRGASVKLTVSGAGSDDFTVIVSDADYFNKTVSVGDAVSLSWALEDVVPLGRLSA; encoded by the coding sequence ATGCCGAAAGCCGCCGAAATCGATATCGTATCTGTTTCCAAGATCTACGGCGCGACAACCGCCGTGCACGCCATCAGCCTCAAGATCCCCGCAGGCAGCTACTGCTGTTTTCTCGGGCCGTCGGGCTGCGGGAAGACATCCACGTTGCGCATGATTGCCGGCCACGAGAGCATTTCGTCCGGCGACCTTCGTCTCGGCCATGTCGTCGTGACCGATTTCCCGCCGGCCCGCCGCAATACGGCGATGATGTTCCAGTCCTACGCCCTGTTTCCTCATCTCGACCTCGTCGACAATGTCGCCTTCAGCTTGAAGATGAAGGGCGTCGACAAGGAAACACGCCGGGCCAAGGCGCTGGCCATGTTGAGGCTGATGCAGATGGAGGCCTATGCCGGCCGTCGGCCGGCGCAGCTTTCGGGCGGACAGCAGCAGCGGGTGGCACTCGCACGCGCCTTGATCACCGAACCGGAAGCTCTGCTGCTCGATGAGCCATTGTCGGCGCTCGATCCATTCCTCAAGATCCGCATGCGGGCAGAGCTGAAGAAGCTGCAGAAAACGCTGGGCATCACCTTCGTCCATGTCACGCACAGCCAGGAAGAGGCCATGGCTTTGGCCGACCTGATCGTGGTGATGAACGATGGCCGCATCGAGCAGGCGGCAGCGCCACGTATCGTCTTCGAGCAGCCGGCAACCGCCTTCGTCGCCCGGTTCATGGGCGACCACAATGTGCTTTCGGGCCGAGTGAGCGCCATCCGTGACGGGATCGTCGAGATGGAGGCGGCCGGTGGCCCGAGGTTTGCCGTTCGCGACATCGCACAGGAAATCGGTGCGCCAATCGACATCGGCATCCGCACCGACCGCGTTCGCCTCGAGCCTGCCTCGGAAAAGACCCTCGGTTTTCAGGCGGTGGTCTCCAACATCGAATATCGCGGCGCTTCGGTGAAGTTGACCGTCAGTGGCGCCGGCAGCGACGACTTCACAGTGATCGTCAGCGATGCCGACTATTTCAACAAAACCGTGTCGGTCGGCGACGCGGTGTCCCTGAGCTGGGCCCTGGAGGATGTCGTCCCCCTCGGTCGCCTTTCAGCATGA
- a CDS encoding metallophosphoesterase family protein, translated as MKIIQISDTHLSPSKSHFTDNWEPVFRWIEATAPDLVIHTGDLTIDGADHLEDITFAVELMAQLSAPVLMVPGNHDVGHLPGSGQPVDPVRLARWRAHAGPDYWSSDRGDWRFIGLNSQLFGFDDEEDERQFGWLEEQLQTAGDCPVAIFAHKPLFVDDPGEGDTGYWSVRPRQRQRLFDLMAGRNVALHASGHLHWAWTGEHDGTSLVWAPPTSFIVDTLEREMPGERLVGAVVHRFEGRQVSSEIVAVPGLTTHILDHVIEEVYPRAAKALVEAVR; from the coding sequence GTGAAGATCATCCAGATCAGCGATACGCATCTCAGCCCGTCGAAATCGCATTTCACCGACAACTGGGAGCCTGTCTTCCGATGGATCGAGGCGACGGCGCCAGATCTGGTGATCCATACCGGCGACCTGACGATCGACGGAGCCGATCACCTCGAAGACATCACTTTTGCTGTGGAACTGATGGCGCAGCTTTCCGCACCAGTGCTGATGGTGCCGGGCAACCATGACGTCGGGCATCTGCCGGGCTCAGGCCAGCCGGTCGATCCCGTCCGTCTTGCCCGCTGGAGAGCCCACGCGGGCCCGGACTATTGGTCCTCCGACCGTGGTGATTGGCGTTTCATCGGCCTGAACAGTCAGCTCTTTGGCTTCGATGACGAGGAGGACGAACGGCAGTTCGGCTGGCTCGAAGAGCAATTGCAGACCGCGGGGGATTGCCCGGTCGCGATCTTCGCGCATAAACCGCTTTTCGTCGATGATCCGGGCGAGGGCGACACCGGCTACTGGAGCGTGCGGCCGCGTCAACGCCAGCGGCTCTTCGACCTGATGGCCGGCCGCAATGTCGCGCTTCACGCCAGCGGCCACCTTCACTGGGCCTGGACCGGCGAGCATGACGGGACATCCCTCGTATGGGCTCCGCCGACATCCTTTATCGTCGATACCCTTGAGCGCGAGATGCCCGGTGAACGGCTGGTGGGCGCGGTTGTGCATCGTTTCGAGGGCCGCCAGGTTTCGAGCGAGATCGTCGCCGTGCCTGGGCTGACGACGCATATCCTCGATCACGTGATCGAAGAGGTCTATCCGCGCGCCGCAAAGGCGCTCGTGGAGGCGGTTCGATGA
- a CDS encoding ABC transporter ATP-binding protein produces the protein MSVLSLRGIAKSYGGNTILKNIAFEAEAGEFIALVGPSGCGKSTLLRIVAGLDHADHGNIAIAGRDVSRVRAADRNIAMVFQSYALYPHLTAGQNIAVPLAMRWLTAMQRLPFIGNLLPGQRQIRADIARQVNEMASSLKIDHLLTRKPGQMSGGQRQRVALARAMVRRPSVFLMDEPLSNLDANLRVHARGEIVDLHRRAGVPTLYVTHDQSEALSMADRVAVMIGGHLLQLADPREIYDNPAHIEVARFLGQPKINVLETRMDASGVVRFGGLVLAGERRAGETPVMVAFRPEFARLRTDEGGMLRARVERLEFLGSEVIVHARLDAIGETITSKSTPSEAAALSAGRPVGLDVVPDRVMLFGQGGERMAARPIEVAASLETANV, from the coding sequence ATGAGCGTGCTTTCGCTTCGAGGTATCGCCAAATCCTATGGTGGAAACACCATCCTGAAGAACATTGCCTTCGAGGCGGAAGCGGGTGAGTTTATTGCGCTTGTCGGGCCATCCGGATGCGGCAAGAGCACGCTTCTGCGGATTGTGGCGGGATTGGATCACGCCGATCATGGCAATATCGCCATTGCCGGTCGCGACGTGTCGCGGGTGCGGGCCGCCGATCGCAACATTGCTATGGTCTTTCAATCCTACGCGCTCTACCCGCATTTGACCGCGGGTCAGAACATTGCCGTTCCGCTCGCCATGCGGTGGCTGACCGCGATGCAGCGTCTGCCTTTCATTGGAAATCTGTTGCCGGGTCAGCGGCAGATCCGCGCCGACATAGCGCGTCAGGTCAACGAGATGGCGTCGTCGCTGAAAATAGATCACCTGCTGACCCGCAAGCCCGGGCAGATGTCGGGTGGTCAGCGGCAACGCGTGGCGCTGGCGCGGGCCATGGTCCGGCGGCCGAGTGTGTTCCTGATGGACGAACCGCTCTCCAATCTTGACGCGAACCTGCGCGTTCACGCGCGCGGCGAAATCGTCGATCTGCATCGCCGCGCCGGCGTGCCGACGCTCTACGTCACGCATGATCAGTCGGAAGCCTTGTCGATGGCCGACCGTGTAGCGGTGATGATCGGTGGCCACCTCTTACAACTGGCCGACCCCAGGGAGATCTACGACAACCCGGCTCATATCGAGGTTGCGCGCTTTCTCGGCCAGCCGAAGATCAACGTGCTTGAGACCCGCATGGATGCCTCTGGTGTCGTCCGTTTCGGCGGACTGGTCCTGGCCGGCGAACGCCGCGCCGGAGAGACGCCGGTCATGGTCGCGTTCCGGCCGGAATTCGCCCGGCTCCGCACCGACGAAGGCGGCATGCTGCGTGCTCGCGTCGAACGCCTGGAGTTCTTGGGCTCGGAGGTCATCGTCCATGCCCGTCTCGACGCGATCGGCGAGACGATTACCAGTAAATCGACACCTTCCGAGGCGGCGGCACTGTCGGCTGGAAGACCGGTGGGGCTCGATGTCGTGCCTGATCGCGTGATGCTTTTCGGCCAAGGCGGCGAGCGCATGGCGGCACGACCGATCGAAGTTGCCGCCAGTCTGGAGACGGCCAATGTCTAG
- a CDS encoding ABC transporter permease encodes MAVVAISQPSEALAGRPSSVRAWLQRLGAYLQALPLILILGFFFVLPILTVLVVSFWDYDFAGLYPDFLTMNYVDTLGSWVTWKTYLNTLKFTALVWCLTLLIGFWAAYFLAFHVRTTTMQMVLFLICTVPFLTSNIIRMISWIPVLGRNGLVNSTLIDLGIIPQPIEWLLYSDFAVVLAMVHLNTLFMVTPIFNTLMRIDRSLIEAARDCGASGRQVLWNVILPLAKPGIAIGSIFVVTLVMADFSTVQVMSGGQSASVALMMKNQMSLLQYPAAAANAVVLLIVVLLMVAAILRVVDIRKEL; translated from the coding sequence ATGGCGGTAGTGGCAATTTCGCAGCCATCGGAGGCCTTGGCCGGTAGACCCAGCAGTGTCCGTGCTTGGCTGCAAAGGCTGGGCGCCTATCTGCAGGCGCTGCCGCTCATCCTCATTCTCGGGTTCTTCTTCGTGCTGCCGATCCTGACGGTTCTTGTCGTCAGCTTCTGGGACTACGACTTTGCCGGGCTTTATCCGGACTTCCTGACCATGAACTATGTCGACACGCTCGGTTCGTGGGTGACGTGGAAGACCTATCTCAACACGTTGAAATTCACCGCCCTCGTCTGGTGCCTCACACTCTTGATCGGCTTCTGGGCCGCCTATTTCCTCGCATTCCACGTGCGCACGACGACCATGCAGATGGTGCTCTTCCTCATCTGCACCGTGCCGTTTCTAACCTCGAACATCATCCGCATGATCTCCTGGATCCCGGTGCTTGGACGCAATGGCCTCGTCAATTCGACGCTGATCGACCTCGGCATCATTCCGCAACCGATCGAGTGGCTGCTCTATTCCGATTTTGCTGTCGTGCTTGCCATGGTTCACCTCAATACGCTCTTCATGGTGACGCCGATCTTCAACACGCTGATGCGCATTGACCGTTCGCTGATCGAAGCGGCGCGCGACTGCGGCGCCAGCGGCCGGCAAGTGCTCTGGAACGTCATCCTGCCACTCGCCAAGCCCGGCATCGCCATCGGCTCGATCTTCGTCGTCACCCTCGTCATGGCCGACTTCTCGACGGTTCAAGTTATGTCGGGCGGACAGAGCGCTTCGGTCGCGCTGATGATGAAGAACCAGATGTCACTGCTGCAATATCCGGCTGCGGCCGCCAATGCGGTAGTGCTGCTGATCGTCGTGCTCCTGATGGTCGCCGCGATCCTTCGGGTCGTTGATATCCGAAAGGAACTCTGA
- a CDS encoding carbohydrate ABC transporter permease, giving the protein MSSVATVDHTAVEPAAREARIAWLLALPAIVLLFLFILLPTLAVIVLGFTDFELGYAGFRFVGFENYAELAGDRTFRRSLWNTAVYTVIVAPVSIVLALAIAMLIEAETRGRAFFRTVYFLPVASLLVAMATVWQFLFHPTIGPVNAFLAYFGIAGPNWLGASGTVLYGLAIIGVWQSVGFNMVLFLAGLTAIPRELYAAAEVDGAKSWFDRVRLVTWPMLGPTTLFVTTISIINSVKVFETVKTLTEGGPNKTSEVLLFTIYQEGFVYLRVGYASAMTVVFLAILVALMFLQYRVLDRKVHYA; this is encoded by the coding sequence ATGTCTAGCGTCGCGACCGTGGATCATACTGCCGTCGAGCCGGCCGCACGCGAGGCGCGCATCGCCTGGCTGCTGGCACTGCCGGCAATCGTGCTCCTGTTCTTGTTCATCCTGCTGCCGACGCTGGCAGTTATCGTCCTCGGCTTCACCGATTTCGAGCTCGGCTATGCCGGCTTCCGGTTTGTCGGCTTTGAGAACTATGCCGAGCTTGCCGGTGATCGTACCTTCCGCCGGTCGCTCTGGAATACCGCCGTCTACACGGTCATTGTCGCTCCGGTATCGATCGTGCTGGCGCTGGCGATCGCCATGCTGATCGAAGCCGAGACCCGCGGCAGGGCATTCTTCCGCACCGTCTATTTCCTGCCAGTGGCCTCCTTGCTCGTCGCCATGGCCACCGTCTGGCAGTTCCTGTTTCATCCGACGATCGGCCCGGTGAACGCCTTTCTCGCCTATTTCGGTATCGCCGGCCCGAACTGGCTCGGCGCCTCTGGAACGGTTCTCTATGGCCTTGCCATCATCGGCGTCTGGCAATCGGTCGGCTTCAACATGGTCTTGTTTCTGGCCGGCCTTACGGCGATCCCCCGCGAGCTTTATGCGGCAGCGGAGGTCGATGGTGCCAAGTCATGGTTCGATCGCGTTCGCCTCGTTACCTGGCCGATGCTCGGACCGACGACGCTCTTCGTCACCACGATCAGCATCATCAATTCTGTCAAGGTGTTCGAGACGGTGAAGACCCTGACCGAAGGCGGCCCGAACAAGACGTCGGAAGTGCTGCTCTTCACCATCTACCAGGAGGGCTTCGTCTATCTCCGGGTCGGTTACGCCTCGGCGATGACGGTCGTGTTCCTGGCCATCCTCGTCGCCTTGATGTTCCTGCAATACCGCGTCCTCGACCGGAAGGTGCACTACGCATGA
- a CDS encoding ABC transporter substrate-binding protein, which yields MQQFKQLFAAAAISMTFTVAAHAETVLTVHYPMPGFFKDVMDTISKKFMEENPDVKITFANPSATYEEGIQTIMRQAGTAEMPDLTFIGLNRLRMVNERDIPVDLGPFLAKDGNMAEQGFSDNILKLAQVGGKQVGLAFATSNPIMYYNADLVRKAGGNPDGPPKTWDEVIALGGKIKALGDGNEGIDFRWQGDDWMFSALLFGAGGHMLNEDESKVAFNGTEGEKAIAVLDRMVKEGGLPVLTKQAGEQAFVAGKVGFAFQTTGALRNTIKNVGSKFDLRTAHIPLIDPENGTLPTGGNAVVILTRDAEKQAAAWKFAKFAAGPYGASVVVPGTGYVPNNELAAASPEYLANFYKENSLFRAGLEQMPRMMPWYAFPGTNGVKVTQSIVENLSRVVEQTATPQEALEDAAAEVEGLLPRS from the coding sequence ATGCAGCAGTTCAAGCAGCTTTTCGCGGCCGCCGCGATCTCAATGACCTTCACCGTTGCGGCTCATGCCGAAACGGTGCTGACTGTGCACTATCCGATGCCAGGCTTCTTCAAGGACGTGATGGACACGATTTCGAAGAAGTTCATGGAGGAAAACCCCGACGTCAAGATTACCTTCGCCAATCCGTCGGCGACCTATGAAGAAGGCATTCAGACGATCATGCGCCAGGCCGGCACGGCTGAGATGCCTGACCTGACGTTCATCGGGCTGAATCGCCTGCGCATGGTCAATGAGCGCGACATTCCAGTCGACCTGGGCCCGTTCCTCGCCAAGGACGGCAACATGGCCGAGCAGGGCTTTTCGGACAACATCCTGAAGCTCGCCCAGGTCGGCGGCAAACAGGTCGGTCTCGCTTTCGCGACCTCCAATCCGATCATGTACTACAACGCCGACCTCGTTCGCAAAGCTGGCGGCAACCCGGACGGCCCGCCCAAGACATGGGACGAAGTGATCGCGCTCGGGGGCAAGATCAAGGCGCTCGGCGACGGCAACGAAGGCATCGACTTCCGTTGGCAGGGCGACGACTGGATGTTCTCCGCACTTCTTTTCGGCGCCGGCGGTCACATGCTCAACGAAGACGAAAGCAAGGTTGCATTCAACGGCACGGAGGGCGAGAAGGCGATCGCGGTGCTTGATCGTATGGTCAAGGAAGGTGGCCTTCCGGTTTTGACCAAACAGGCCGGCGAACAGGCGTTCGTTGCCGGCAAGGTCGGTTTTGCCTTCCAGACCACGGGCGCCCTTCGCAACACCATCAAGAATGTCGGTAGCAAGTTCGACCTGCGCACCGCGCACATCCCGCTGATCGATCCGGAAAACGGCACGCTGCCGACGGGCGGCAACGCGGTGGTCATCCTCACCCGCGACGCCGAGAAGCAGGCGGCGGCCTGGAAGTTTGCGAAGTTCGCCGCTGGCCCCTATGGCGCATCGGTGGTGGTGCCCGGCACCGGTTACGTGCCGAACAATGAACTGGCCGCAGCGTCGCCCGAATATCTCGCCAACTTCTACAAGGAGAACTCGCTGTTTCGTGCAGGCCTCGAGCAGATGCCGCGGATGATGCCATGGTATGCCTTTCCTGGTACCAACGGAGTGAAGGTGACGCAGTCGATCGTCGAGAACCTCTCGCGTGTCGTCGAGCAGACTGCGACGCCGCAGGAGGCGCTCGAGGATGCAGCGGCCGAAGTGGAAGGGCTGCTTCCGCGCAGCTAA